The Fodinibius saliphilus genome has a segment encoding these proteins:
- a CDS encoding dipeptidase, whose protein sequence is MSNVADYIDYNKEQFKSELFDFLRIPSISTDTEYKNDVEDAANYIHNKLSSLELDRTEIFETEGNPIVYGELTTDESKPTVLVYGHYDVQPPDPMDLWETPPFEPTVRDGDIYARGASDDKGQSFTHVKALEAYQQTDTDFPVNIKFIFEGEEEIGSPHLVPFIEEHKDLLECDMVLISDTAMFAEDTPSITYGLRGLAYMEILVQGPNRDLHSGVYGGAVDNPANVLAEIIAQLKDDDGVIQIDGFYDDVIELTEEERDTYQKLPFDKEDYKEKLGLKALKGEKGYNTLERTSARPTLDVNGLWSGYQGEGAKTVLPAKAGAKVSMRLVPDQDPKKIAKLFKEQVKSLAPDTVTVEVAEHHGGHPAITDLSFYGLQAAADAFEAVYDKEPLFTREGGSIPIVADFQKVLGAQSILMGFGLNSDAIHSPNEKFALKDFYRGIHTSAKFFELLPKHTS, encoded by the coding sequence ATGTCTAACGTAGCTGATTACATTGATTACAATAAAGAACAGTTTAAATCAGAATTATTCGATTTTCTTCGCATACCGAGTATCAGTACTGATACTGAATACAAAAATGACGTCGAGGATGCAGCAAACTATATTCACAATAAATTAAGCTCATTGGAGCTTGATCGTACAGAGATCTTTGAAACAGAGGGCAATCCCATTGTATATGGAGAGCTGACTACCGATGAATCAAAACCAACGGTATTGGTCTATGGCCACTATGATGTACAACCGCCAGACCCAATGGATTTGTGGGAAACTCCACCTTTTGAACCAACCGTAAGAGATGGTGATATCTATGCCCGTGGAGCAAGTGATGACAAGGGGCAATCCTTTACGCATGTTAAAGCATTAGAGGCATATCAGCAAACCGATACTGATTTCCCTGTAAACATTAAATTCATTTTCGAAGGTGAAGAAGAGATCGGTTCTCCACATTTGGTGCCATTTATTGAGGAGCACAAAGATTTGCTGGAGTGTGATATGGTTCTCATTTCTGATACAGCCATGTTTGCTGAAGATACTCCTTCAATAACGTATGGCCTTCGCGGGCTTGCCTACATGGAAATTCTTGTTCAAGGCCCTAACCGTGACCTTCATTCAGGGGTTTATGGTGGTGCAGTTGATAATCCTGCCAATGTTTTAGCCGAAATTATCGCACAGCTGAAAGATGATGACGGGGTAATTCAAATTGACGGCTTCTATGATGATGTTATTGAACTAACTGAAGAGGAGCGTGACACCTACCAAAAACTTCCTTTTGACAAAGAAGATTACAAAGAGAAACTAGGTCTTAAAGCCTTAAAAGGTGAAAAAGGATATAATACATTAGAACGCACTTCAGCCCGCCCCACCCTAGACGTTAACGGCCTATGGAGTGGCTACCAAGGTGAAGGTGCTAAAACGGTACTACCTGCTAAAGCCGGTGCCAAAGTAAGTATGAGATTAGTTCCGGATCAAGATCCAAAAAAAATTGCTAAACTCTTTAAAGAGCAAGTGAAATCACTTGCTCCCGACACCGTTACCGTCGAAGTCGCAGAACATCATGGGGGGCATCCTGCCATTACCGATTTATCATTTTATGGGCTACAAGCTGCGGCTGATGCTTTTGAGGCTGTTTATGATAAGGAACCACTTTTTACCCGTGAAGGTGGATCTATCCCAATTGTAGCAGATTTCCAGAAAGTGTTGGGGGCACAGTCTATTTTGATGGGCTTTGGGCTCAACAGTGATGCTATTCACTCTCCTAATGAAAAATTTGCCCTCAAAGATTTCTACCGAGGCATTCACACCTCCGCTAAATTCTTCGAATTACTGCCGAAACATACTTCATAA
- a CDS encoding amino acid permease, translating into MKFSFKNRSPEEEQVIPSSPEGLSAFGGVFTPSILTILGVIMYLRFGWVVGNVGLLGTLLIVTLSVAITFLTALSIAAIATDQRVRIGGAYYMISRSLGIESGGAIGIPLYIAQALSVALYTVGFAESVVGVFPGADFKVVGIVTTIIVAILALISAKAAIRAQYFIMFGIALSLLSLIFGSPIEQSSIEMWGAASEHSAGFWTVFAVFFPAVTGIMAGVNMSGDLKDPGTAIPKGTFWAIGVGYVIYMGLPILLATRADAITLIEDPLIMRKLSYWGDAILIGVWGATLSSAMGSILGAPRVLQALARDGVLPRWLRWLGKGEGEEDTPRIGTMVTLGVALIAVWMGDLNIIAPILTMFFLTTYGVLNVTAGIENMLGSPSFRPKFKVHWILSLLGAIGCIAVMFLINTLATIIAAVFVLVIFIWLERRELESAWGDVRRGIWMALTRAGLMRLGSSVEEKTWRPHPLVLSGAPTKRWHLIDLASSLTHNRGILTIATVMTSDNVTTDRKQVLEQNIRDFLAKRSIQGLVRVTTGEDPFQGAKDMVQAYGLGALVPNTIILGDSENEGMRDKYCNMINSFHAQKRNIVIVHDNEEIGFGERKRIDVWWGGLRGNGGLMMILAYLLQSSRKWWDAKVNIKMVVEGEKGAEDAQRNLTRIMNKIRIDANAEVLLSNGKSFDDILHESSEGADLILMGLAEPNEMENDFKQYYENLHDRLSGLPTTVMVLAAEEISFGEVLLQQDEFQED; encoded by the coding sequence ATGAAATTTAGTTTTAAAAACAGATCTCCTGAGGAAGAACAGGTTATTCCTTCATCCCCAGAAGGCTTAAGTGCCTTTGGCGGAGTTTTTACTCCTTCTATTCTCACGATTCTAGGTGTTATCATGTATTTGCGCTTTGGATGGGTCGTAGGTAATGTAGGACTGCTTGGTACCCTGTTGATTGTTACCCTATCAGTAGCTATTACCTTTTTAACAGCTCTTTCAATTGCTGCTATTGCAACAGACCAGCGTGTTCGTATTGGAGGAGCTTACTATATGATTAGCCGGTCTCTGGGGATTGAATCGGGTGGTGCTATTGGTATTCCTCTATATATTGCCCAAGCTCTTTCAGTAGCCCTTTATACGGTCGGCTTTGCAGAAAGTGTAGTAGGAGTTTTTCCGGGTGCTGATTTTAAGGTAGTTGGAATTGTAACAACTATTATTGTAGCCATACTTGCTCTTATTTCAGCCAAAGCAGCAATAAGAGCTCAGTATTTTATTATGTTTGGGATCGCTTTATCATTGCTTTCTCTGATTTTCGGTAGTCCCATTGAACAATCCAGCATAGAAATGTGGGGGGCTGCAAGTGAACACTCTGCTGGATTTTGGACCGTTTTTGCCGTTTTTTTTCCCGCTGTAACGGGTATAATGGCAGGTGTAAATATGTCGGGCGATTTAAAAGATCCGGGTACTGCCATTCCAAAAGGAACGTTTTGGGCTATTGGGGTGGGGTATGTGATTTATATGGGGTTGCCAATTTTGTTGGCAACCCGGGCTGATGCTATTACTCTTATCGAAGATCCCTTGATTATGCGAAAATTATCATACTGGGGGGATGCAATTTTGATTGGTGTTTGGGGAGCTACTTTATCAAGTGCGATGGGTAGTATTTTGGGAGCACCTCGTGTATTGCAGGCTTTGGCACGTGATGGGGTATTGCCGCGCTGGCTTCGTTGGCTTGGCAAAGGAGAGGGCGAAGAAGATACGCCTCGTATTGGGACAATGGTAACGCTGGGAGTAGCCCTTATTGCTGTTTGGATGGGGGACTTGAATATCATTGCGCCCATTCTAACAATGTTCTTCTTAACAACCTATGGTGTGCTAAATGTAACTGCCGGTATCGAAAATATGCTTGGTAGCCCATCATTCAGACCAAAATTTAAAGTCCATTGGATACTTTCATTATTAGGGGCCATAGGCTGTATTGCAGTAATGTTTTTGATTAATACATTGGCCACAATCATTGCAGCTGTTTTTGTATTGGTTATTTTTATTTGGTTGGAGCGTCGCGAACTTGAGTCGGCGTGGGGCGATGTGCGCCGGGGTATTTGGATGGCTTTGACCCGTGCGGGCTTAATGCGGTTGGGTTCTTCAGTAGAAGAGAAAACATGGCGGCCGCACCCGCTGGTTTTGTCAGGGGCTCCTACAAAGCGTTGGCATCTTATCGATTTAGCCTCTTCCCTAACCCACAATCGGGGAATTTTAACGATTGCAACCGTGATGACCAGTGATAATGTAACAACGGATCGGAAACAGGTACTGGAGCAAAATATTCGTGATTTTCTTGCTAAGAGAAGTATTCAGGGATTGGTAAGAGTTACGACTGGTGAGGATCCTTTTCAGGGAGCCAAGGATATGGTTCAGGCTTATGGTTTGGGAGCGCTGGTACCTAATACAATTATTTTGGGCGATAGTGAAAACGAGGGAATGCGAGATAAATACTGCAATATGATCAATAGCTTTCACGCCCAAAAGAGAAATATTGTTATTGTCCATGATAACGAAGAGATTGGATTTGGAGAGCGGAAACGTATTGATGTTTGGTGGGGAGGATTGCGCGGCAATGGAGGGTTGATGATGATATTGGCTTACCTGTTGCAAAGCAGCCGAAAGTGGTGGGATGCCAAAGTTAATATCAAGATGGTTGTCGAAGGAGAGAAGGGGGCCGAAGATGCCCAGCGCAACTTGACACGTATTATGAATAAAATCCGCATTGACGCAAATGCAGAAGTACTTTTATCTAATGGTAAGTCATTTGATGATATACTTCATGAGTCATCTGAAGGGGCAGACTTAATTCTGATGGGATTGGCAGAACCCAATGAAATGGAAAATGATTTTAAACAATACTATGAAAATCTGCATGACCGTCTTAGTGGTCTCCCAACTACTGTTATGGTATTGGCGGCTGAAGAAATTTCATTTGGAGAGGTACTTCTACAGCAAGATGAGTTTCAAGAGGATTAA
- the panD gene encoding aspartate 1-decarboxylase, translating into MKLTMFKSKLHQMKVTEANLHYEGSITIDTELLDKANLLPYEKVQVVNITNGERLETYTIPGEAGSRVCCLNGAAARKTEIGDRVIIISYAEMAPEEAEDFKPTVVIVDENNDPKTVVDETGYATKYDLETGIVDNTVIKETDSD; encoded by the coding sequence ATGAAGCTAACGATGTTCAAGTCAAAACTACACCAGATGAAGGTAACAGAGGCAAACCTTCATTATGAGGGAAGTATAACCATTGATACAGAGCTGTTAGATAAGGCCAATCTGCTTCCCTACGAGAAAGTTCAGGTCGTTAATATTACCAATGGAGAGCGTCTCGAAACCTATACTATTCCTGGTGAAGCGGGATCTCGCGTTTGCTGTTTAAATGGGGCAGCTGCACGTAAAACTGAGATCGGCGATCGCGTAATTATTATCTCTTATGCAGAGATGGCTCCTGAAGAAGCTGAAGATTTTAAGCCGACCGTTGTTATTGTGGATGAAAATAATGATCCTAAAACGGTGGTTGATGAGACAGGATATGCCACTAAGTATGATCTAGAAACTGGGATAGTGGACAATACAGTGATCAAGGAGACAGATAGCGATTAA
- the panC gene encoding pantoate--beta-alanine ligase, with product MKAIKSIDDIRKRVKSLREDGKTIGFVPTMGALHEGHLSLFRLAQQHADEVVASIYVNPEQFAPGEDFEEYPRELDDDLAKCKEEGVAAVFAPSDNIMYSGRQYLSIEVDELNKYMDGGSRPGFFEGILLIVNKLFNIIEPDIAVFGQKDIQQFRILQQMVKEFNHDVQLVMGPIKRANDGLALSSRNAYLDAEQRKLAPGLYRSLQYVSKQIEEGAKNIQLLLDHQKSELEEKGFKIDYLNLFSFGTMAPVEEIEYDNKYLLAGAVYLGETRLIDNCIIEK from the coding sequence ATGAAAGCAATAAAAAGTATTGATGACATACGAAAGAGGGTGAAATCCCTAAGAGAAGATGGTAAAACTATAGGTTTTGTCCCCACTATGGGAGCCCTGCATGAGGGGCATCTTTCGCTGTTTCGTCTTGCACAACAACATGCCGATGAGGTTGTTGCTTCTATCTATGTGAATCCTGAACAGTTTGCCCCTGGCGAGGATTTTGAAGAGTATCCCCGCGAATTGGATGATGATCTCGCCAAGTGTAAAGAGGAGGGAGTTGCAGCTGTCTTTGCTCCCTCTGATAATATTATGTATTCAGGCCGGCAATATTTGAGCATAGAAGTTGATGAGCTTAATAAATATATGGATGGGGGATCACGTCCCGGTTTTTTTGAAGGAATTTTACTTATCGTAAATAAGTTATTCAACATTATAGAGCCAGATATAGCCGTTTTTGGGCAAAAAGATATACAGCAATTCCGTATTTTACAGCAGATGGTTAAAGAGTTTAATCATGATGTGCAACTGGTAATGGGCCCTATAAAAAGGGCGAATGATGGGCTGGCACTAAGTAGTAGAAATGCGTATCTGGATGCGGAGCAGCGTAAGTTGGCTCCCGGCCTGTACCGTTCTCTGCAGTATGTAAGTAAACAGATTGAGGAAGGGGCAAAAAACATCCAGCTGCTGCTAGACCACCAGAAAAGTGAATTAGAAGAAAAAGGGTTTAAAATTGATTATCTTAACCTGTTTTCATTCGGTACAATGGCACCCGTCGAAGAGATAGAATACGATAATAAATATTTATTAGCCGGAGCCGTTTACCTGGGCGAGACACGTTTAATAGATAACTGCATTATTGAAAAATAG
- the sucB gene encoding 2-oxoglutarate dehydrogenase, E2 component, dihydrolipoamide succinyltransferase, giving the protein MARVEVEMPQMGESVMEGTVIEWSKDIGDNVEEDETLLEISTDKVDSEVPSPQAGTLVEKLAEEGDTIEVGQTIAIIETDAEAADTSGAGDSEQTNDEPIEETTGDDSSEEDGERIEVEMPQMGESVMEGTIIEWAKEIGDEVEEDETLLEISTDKVDSEVPSPQAGTLVEKLADEGDTIEVGQAIAVIATGKAASGSSASVSTEDTSKEDKQETPETTSQPEPVSTSSDGVPSGGTEPQRIGSDGRFYSPLVRSIAKEEGITQEELESIDGSGQGGRVSKEDVMSYLEDRKAGKAQPAASQKATTGLSKPSTKKTPSQGEQRSISAGELDIQRPAENVERIKMDRMRKMIAEHMVRSKQTSAHVTTFSEVDVTNLVRWREANKHKFQDRAGVKLTYTPLFIEKIIQAIREFPLINSSVDDENDEIILKRDINFGLAVALGEGGKGGLIVPVIKHAQEKNLVGLARSVNDLALKARNKNLSPDDLVGGTITLTNYGSVGNLMGTPIINQPQVAIMGTGAIEKRPVVRETEEGDVIAIRHMMYLSMSYDHRIVDGAHGGAFLNRVKELLENFDPNRAV; this is encoded by the coding sequence ATGGCCAGAGTTGAAGTAGAAATGCCCCAAATGGGTGAATCGGTAATGGAAGGAACTGTCATCGAATGGTCGAAAGATATCGGTGATAATGTAGAGGAAGATGAGACCCTTCTGGAAATTTCAACCGACAAGGTTGATTCTGAAGTGCCTTCGCCCCAAGCTGGTACGCTTGTAGAAAAGTTAGCCGAAGAAGGTGACACTATTGAAGTAGGACAAACAATTGCAATTATTGAAACTGATGCTGAGGCTGCCGATACATCAGGGGCAGGTGATTCGGAGCAAACCAATGATGAGCCTATCGAAGAAACCACTGGTGACGATAGTTCTGAAGAAGATGGCGAACGTATCGAGGTAGAGATGCCACAGATGGGCGAGTCGGTCATGGAAGGTACCATTATTGAATGGGCCAAGGAAATTGGCGATGAGGTAGAAGAGGATGAAACCCTTCTTGAAATTTCTACTGATAAAGTGGACTCTGAAGTGCCCTCACCCCAAGCCGGAACACTTGTAGAGAAATTGGCTGATGAAGGTGATACTATTGAAGTGGGACAGGCGATTGCTGTTATTGCAACAGGTAAGGCCGCGTCTGGTTCTTCGGCTTCTGTATCAACAGAAGATACGAGCAAGGAAGACAAGCAAGAAACGCCTGAAACGACCTCTCAACCTGAACCTGTTTCTACTTCTTCAGATGGTGTCCCATCGGGAGGAACTGAACCGCAACGTATTGGCAGTGACGGTCGATTCTACTCACCGCTAGTTCGTTCTATTGCTAAAGAGGAAGGTATCACTCAGGAAGAGCTTGAAAGTATTGATGGGTCTGGACAAGGCGGCCGCGTATCCAAAGAAGATGTGATGAGCTATCTGGAAGATCGCAAAGCCGGTAAAGCACAACCTGCTGCATCTCAGAAAGCAACAACTGGTCTTAGTAAGCCAAGTACAAAGAAAACGCCTTCTCAAGGCGAACAGCGTTCAATCTCTGCCGGGGAGCTCGATATTCAGCGTCCAGCAGAAAATGTGGAACGTATCAAGATGGATCGTATGCGTAAGATGATTGCTGAGCATATGGTTCGATCTAAGCAGACTTCGGCACACGTAACAACCTTCTCTGAAGTTGATGTAACAAACTTAGTTCGCTGGAGAGAAGCCAATAAGCATAAGTTCCAGGATCGAGCCGGTGTAAAGTTGACCTATACACCGCTCTTTATTGAGAAGATAATCCAGGCAATTCGGGAATTCCCGCTCATCAACAGTTCTGTTGATGATGAGAATGATGAGATTATATTGAAGCGAGATATCAACTTTGGACTGGCAGTAGCGCTGGGCGAAGGTGGCAAGGGTGGACTTATTGTTCCTGTGATTAAGCATGCCCAAGAAAAGAATCTGGTAGGTTTGGCTAGATCTGTAAATGACTTGGCTCTTAAGGCTCGTAATAAGAATCTAAGTCCAGATGACTTGGTTGGTGGTACTATTACACTAACAAATTACGGTAGTGTAGGTAACCTTATGGGTACACCTATTATTAACCAACCACAGGTTGCTATTATGGGAACAGGAGCCATCGAAAAACGCCCTGTTGTCCGCGAAACGGAAGAAGGTGATGTTATCGCAATTCGCCATATGATGTATCTCTCTATGAGTTATGATCACCGTATTGTTGATGGCGCCCACGGTGGTGCATTCCTGAATCGCGTCAAAGAACTGCTCGAAAACTTTGATCCTAACAGGGCAGTATAG
- a CDS encoding trans-sulfuration enzyme family protein encodes MRTETKAIHAAMDVEDSSVDIVPPVHRSTVYELDKKGRSEGDWHYTRLENPNRVQWEHVLKIMEDGEAAAAFSSGVAAASAVFQSLEPGNHIIIPEDVYAGNRKLVKELMQPWGLKADFIDMTDLQNIEDHITDDTSLIWVETPSNPLMNIMDISAIASLGDANGVLVCVDNTWPTPINQKPIDLGADLVLHSTTKYFGGHSDILGGAIVSAKEDGIFEKIRMVQRIGGAVPSPDDCWMLARSTRTLPYRMRGHNENAELLVRFLQNHPKVEKVFYPGLATHAGHEVAEKQMSGYGGMISFLIDGDAEDAIGIVGQSKLIGRATSLGGVESTWEHRHSSEGEGSITPQNLIRISVGLEHADDLLEDLERALG; translated from the coding sequence ATGCGGACAGAAACAAAAGCAATTCATGCAGCAATGGATGTAGAAGATAGTTCGGTGGATATTGTACCGCCTGTCCATCGTTCTACTGTTTATGAACTTGATAAAAAGGGGCGGTCTGAGGGCGATTGGCATTATACTCGGCTCGAAAATCCCAATAGGGTGCAGTGGGAGCATGTATTAAAAATAATGGAAGATGGCGAAGCGGCAGCGGCATTTTCATCAGGTGTAGCTGCAGCATCGGCAGTATTTCAATCCCTTGAACCGGGCAATCATATTATTATTCCCGAAGATGTATATGCCGGCAATCGGAAGCTGGTCAAAGAATTGATGCAGCCGTGGGGACTAAAAGCAGACTTTATTGATATGACGGATCTGCAAAATATAGAAGATCATATTACTGATGATACATCACTCATTTGGGTAGAAACGCCCTCAAATCCGTTGATGAATATTATGGATATCAGTGCTATAGCCAGCCTGGGGGATGCAAATGGAGTATTAGTTTGTGTTGATAATACCTGGCCCACGCCTATCAATCAGAAACCGATCGATCTGGGTGCCGACCTTGTATTACATTCCACGACAAAATATTTTGGCGGTCATAGTGATATTCTGGGAGGTGCTATTGTGAGTGCGAAGGAAGACGGTATTTTTGAAAAAATAAGAATGGTTCAACGGATAGGTGGTGCAGTACCGTCCCCGGACGATTGCTGGATGCTGGCCCGCAGTACGCGAACGCTTCCTTACCGTATGCGCGGACATAATGAAAATGCAGAATTATTAGTTCGATTCCTGCAAAATCATCCGAAGGTTGAAAAGGTGTTTTATCCGGGACTTGCGACCCACGCAGGACATGAAGTCGCTGAGAAGCAGATGTCAGGATATGGTGGCATGATTTCATTTCTGATTGATGGTGATGCTGAAGATGCTATTGGTATTGTCGGGCAATCAAAGCTTATCGGTCGTGCTACAAGTTTGGGAGGTGTGGAAAGTACCTGGGAGCATCGGCACAGCAGTGAAGGTGAAGGTTCTATTACGCCGCAAAATCTAATTCGTATTAGTGTTGGGTTGGAACACGCTGATGATCTGCTGGAAGATTTGGAACGGGCATTGGGATAG
- a CDS encoding ArsI/CadI family heavy metal resistance metalloenzyme, with protein sequence MKRMHVMLKVNDLEESVEFYSTLFGVAPTKQKDDYAKWMLDDPRVNFSIAQREGDKGIEHLGIQAENEKELGELRTKIDRTHGLARNEGDTTCCYANSDKSWITDPQGVEWEAFYTFGESEDYSTQETACC encoded by the coding sequence ATGAAACGTATGCACGTAATGTTAAAAGTAAATGACCTCGAGGAATCTGTTGAGTTTTACAGCACACTCTTTGGAGTAGCTCCTACCAAGCAAAAAGATGATTATGCCAAATGGATGCTGGATGATCCGCGAGTTAACTTCTCAATTGCACAGCGTGAGGGCGATAAAGGCATTGAACACTTGGGTATTCAAGCAGAGAACGAAAAGGAGTTGGGGGAGTTACGGACAAAAATAGATCGTACTCATGGACTAGCACGTAACGAAGGTGATACTACCTGTTGCTATGCCAATTCTGACAAAAGCTGGATCACTGATCCGCAAGGGGTTGAGTGGGAAGCATTCTACACCTTTGGCGAAAGTGAAGACTACAGCACGCAAGAAACAGCTTGTTGCTAA
- the sigZ gene encoding RNA polymerase sigma factor SigZ produces the protein MMPQDNIDTKMLWQKFSDQLRGFIRSRVSDKQEAEDVLQDIFIRIHKGIDGLRHKGRVQSWVFGIARRALVDYYRKSGRDREHSSHEDIAGEYVEDPVMDLNDFEGPHDVHEEVMSWLIPMIDELPQKYAVPLRMADIKGVRQKEIADELGLSLSGAKSRVQRARQKLGEVLAACCQVEFGEEGRAVAYHKIKDENGESNCEDC, from the coding sequence GTGATGCCTCAAGATAATATTGATACTAAAATGCTTTGGCAGAAGTTTAGTGATCAGCTTCGAGGCTTTATTCGCTCTCGTGTATCGGACAAACAAGAGGCCGAAGATGTACTGCAGGATATTTTTATCCGTATCCACAAAGGGATTGATGGACTAAGGCATAAAGGTAGGGTGCAATCTTGGGTGTTTGGGATTGCTCGCCGGGCTTTGGTCGATTACTACAGGAAAAGTGGAAGAGATAGAGAGCACTCTTCACATGAGGATATAGCTGGAGAGTATGTGGAAGATCCTGTAATGGATCTCAATGATTTTGAAGGTCCTCATGATGTACATGAAGAAGTGATGTCTTGGCTCATTCCGATGATTGATGAGTTGCCACAAAAATATGCGGTTCCTTTGAGAATGGCTGATATAAAAGGTGTAAGGCAGAAAGAGATAGCGGATGAATTAGGGCTCTCTTTGTCAGGAGCTAAATCCAGAGTGCAACGAGCACGTCAAAAGCTGGGAGAGGTATTGGCAGCTTGTTGCCAGGTAGAGTTCGGAGAAGAGGGACGTGCAGTTGCTTATCATAAAATTAAAGATGAGAATGGAGAAAGCAACTGTGAAGATTGTTAA
- a CDS encoding M48 family metallopeptidase gives MNIFAIIILVTLLLDFILKLAADFYNLKSLEKSLPEEFSDVYDEETYEKSQKYTKVKTKFGILISAFNLLLLLGFWFAGGFNWLDQIVRSWELGTIWTGLAYVGILLLAKSILSLPFSLYSTFVIEERFGFNKTTPKTFVLDLLKGLGLGVLLGGPLLAGILAFFTFIEHFAWLYAWGAVTVFTLFIQFVAPTWIMPLFNDFEPLEEGELRKKIREYADKVNFALEGVYVMDGSKRSSKSNAFFTGFGKNKRIALYDTLIENHTDEELVAVLAHEIGHYKKKHIIKNMIISIAQTGIMFFLLSVFLNSQGLYDAFYMEQISVYTGLIFFGMLYAPIDMIVSIFMQVLSRKYEFEADAFAANTFQKEPMVAALKKLSKDNLSNLTPHSFYVFLNYSHPPVLERIKTIKDTN, from the coding sequence ATGAACATTTTTGCAATCATCATATTAGTAACGTTACTGCTAGATTTTATACTTAAACTTGCAGCGGACTTTTATAACCTGAAATCACTGGAAAAAAGTTTGCCTGAAGAGTTCAGTGACGTATATGATGAGGAGACGTATGAGAAGTCACAGAAGTATACGAAGGTGAAAACAAAATTTGGGATATTGATCTCAGCTTTTAACCTGCTTTTATTACTGGGGTTCTGGTTCGCGGGCGGTTTTAATTGGTTAGACCAAATTGTTCGCAGTTGGGAATTAGGCACTATATGGACGGGGTTAGCTTATGTCGGGATTTTGCTGTTGGCTAAAAGCATTTTGTCACTCCCCTTTAGTTTGTATTCAACGTTTGTGATTGAAGAGCGTTTCGGTTTTAACAAAACAACACCTAAAACGTTTGTGTTGGATCTTTTAAAAGGACTGGGCTTAGGTGTTCTTCTTGGCGGTCCGCTGCTTGCCGGTATTTTAGCATTCTTTACTTTCATAGAACATTTTGCCTGGCTTTATGCATGGGGTGCTGTTACGGTTTTTACCCTGTTTATTCAGTTTGTAGCTCCAACTTGGATTATGCCGCTGTTTAATGATTTTGAACCTCTTGAAGAGGGCGAGCTACGTAAGAAGATTCGGGAGTATGCAGACAAAGTGAATTTTGCACTCGAGGGTGTATATGTCATGGATGGCTCAAAGCGCAGCAGTAAATCCAATGCATTTTTTACGGGCTTTGGCAAAAACAAGCGTATTGCACTCTATGATACTCTCATTGAGAATCATACTGATGAGGAGTTAGTTGCGGTCTTGGCTCATGAGATTGGACACTACAAGAAAAAGCATATTATTAAGAATATGATAATTAGCATTGCCCAAACAGGAATTATGTTCTTCCTGCTTTCTGTCTTTCTTAACTCACAGGGATTGTATGATGCATTTTATATGGAGCAGATATCGGTGTATACGGGGCTTATTTTCTTTGGGATGTTGTATGCCCCTATCGATATGATTGTGTCGATATTTATGCAGGTTCTTTCTCGTAAATATGAATTTGAAGCTGATGCTTTTGCGGCAAATACTTTTCAAAAAGAGCCGATGGTAGCAGCCCTGAAGAAGCTGTCGAAAGATAATCTTTCTAATCTGACGCCCCATTCTTTTTATGTTTTCCTAAACTATTCGCATCCTCCTGTGCTGGAGCGTATTAAAACGATCAAGGATACAAACTGA